Proteins co-encoded in one Cyprinus carpio isolate SPL01 chromosome B5, ASM1834038v1, whole genome shotgun sequence genomic window:
- the LOC109077526 gene encoding leukocyte surface antigen CD53-like: MSCLKCLKYTMCVVNFIFFVCGATVFGFGIYLMTSSRFSSMLPSLQAMNIANLLFITGIIITCVSFLGFLGALKENRCLLISFFILLLILMLAELTAACLLMLYEGKIDDFIDKDLKDGLEKSKNSRLNGTVEDDWDKVQIAFQCCGIRNHTEWGTPVPKSCEDTRNGTRYWSQGCLTKLKGAFERNILNIGIGVIVVCIIEVLGMCFSLTLFCHISRSGLGYK, from the exons ATGTCGTGCCTGAAGTGCCTGAAGTACACCATGTGTGTGGTGAACTTCATCTTTTTT GTCTGTGGGGCTACTGTCTTTGGATTCGGCATCTATTTGATGACATCCTCCAGGTTCTCTTCCATGCTCCCCAGTCTTCAGGCTATGAACATTGCAAACTTGCTTTTCATCACTGGGATCATTATCACCTGTGTCTCCTTCTTGGGCTTTCTTGGAGCCCTGAAAGAAAATCGTTGCTTGCTTATATCT TTCTTCATACTGTTGTTAATTCTAATGTTGGCTGAGCTGACTGCTGCCTGCCTTTTGATGCTGTACGAGGGAAAG ATTGATGATTTCATTGATAAAGATCTTAAGGACGGTTTAGAAAAATCCAAAAATAGCAGACTCAATGGAACAGTTGAAGATGACTGGGACAAAGTGCAAATAGCT TTTCAGTGCTGTGGAATCAGAAACCATACAGAATGGGGGACACCTGTGCCGAAGTCATGCGAAGACACAAGAAATGGAACACGTTATTGGTCGCAG GGTTGTTTAACAAAGCTGAAGGGTGCATTTGAAAGAAACATCTTGAACATAGGAATTGGTGTCATTGTTGTCTGCATTATTGAG GTCTTGGGTATGTGTTTCTCATTGACCCTGTTCTGCCACATAAGTCGAAGTGGGTTAGGATACAAATAA